A single genomic interval of Corvus hawaiiensis isolate bCorHaw1 chromosome 5, bCorHaw1.pri.cur, whole genome shotgun sequence harbors:
- the TMEM192 gene encoding transmembrane protein 192 isoform X1, whose translation MAAGALLAGRGGGAARGQPPAGPRRERPLNAARAAEAGGGDGADGGEAAAEPGQRERGGRERGRGRGGPARGSLEITQSLEDDPLLDAPLISSHTLHSQLRPKFHAISVVLLANFLLLIHVAFVVLAFLAAMFCSYPNPNQDKCPGNYTHPLKVQTVIIIAKVVLWVLHIFFERYVQHHHSRVRRRGYFSIYRSTRHLKRLPLLIHATGNTALLLILSVQHSFPDHSKLYLYLILGVLSLEMISSLTCLVIYTVKISNFNRAKPRPDIIEEEKMYAYPSHITSEVGFRENSSLEEIVEKQGDVIEYLQRHNALLSKRLLALTSQQIKT comes from the exons ATGGCGGCCGGGGCGCTGCTGGCGGGGCGGGGTGGCGGCGCTGCCCGTGGCCAGCCGCCGGCAGGGCCGCGCCGGGAGCGCCCATTAAACGCCGCTCGGGCGGCCGAGGCGGGAGGCGGTGATGGCGCTGACGGCGGAGAGGCGGCGGCAGAACCTGGACAACGTGAGCGcggcgggcgggagcggggccgcggccgcggggGCCCCGCCCGG GGTTCCTTGGAAATAACACAGAGTTTGGAAGATGACCCTCTACTGGATGCACCACTTATTTCGTCTCATACATTGCATTCCCAGCTGAGGCCAAAATTTCATGCTATCTCAGTAGTTCTCCTTGCCAATTTCCTGTTGCTAATACAT gTTGCTTTTGTTGTTCTAGCATTTTTAGCGGCTATGTTTTGTTCTTACCCCAATCCAAACCAAGATAAGTGCCCTGGAAACTACACTCACCCACTTAAAGTGCAGACTGTCATAATAATTGCAAAAGTAGTTCTGTGGGTTCTGCATATCTTTTTCGAACGGTATGTCCAGCACCACCACAGCAGAGTCAGAAGAAGAGGTTACTTCTCCATATACCGATCAACAAGGCATCTAAAAAGGCTTCCACTGCTGATACACGCCACAG GTAATACAGCCCTGCTCTTGATTCTGTCAGTGCAGCATTCCTTTCCTGATCACAGTAAGCTGTACCTGTATCTTATCCTGGGAGTCCTGAGCCTGGAGATGATTAGTTCCCTGACATGCTTAGTGATTTACACAG TGAAAATAAGCAACTTCAATCGTGCCAAGCCAAGACCTGACATaattgaagaagaaaagatgtATGCCTACCCTAGTCACATTACCTCAGAAGTTGGATTCAG GGAAAATTCCAGTTTAGAAGAGATAGTTGAGAAGCAAGGAGATGTAATAGAGTATCTTCAGCGACACAATGCACTGCTCAGCAAGAGACTGTTGGCATTAACTTCTCAGCAAATCAAAACTTAA
- the TMEM192 gene encoding transmembrane protein 192 isoform X2 — protein MALTAERRRQNLDNGSLEITQSLEDDPLLDAPLISSHTLHSQLRPKFHAISVVLLANFLLLIHVAFVVLAFLAAMFCSYPNPNQDKCPGNYTHPLKVQTVIIIAKVVLWVLHIFFERYVQHHHSRVRRRGYFSIYRSTRHLKRLPLLIHATGNTALLLILSVQHSFPDHSKLYLYLILGVLSLEMISSLTCLVIYTVKISNFNRAKPRPDIIEEEKMYAYPSHITSEVGFRENSSLEEIVEKQGDVIEYLQRHNALLSKRLLALTSQQIKT, from the exons ATGGCGCTGACGGCGGAGAGGCGGCGGCAGAACCTGGACAAC GGTTCCTTGGAAATAACACAGAGTTTGGAAGATGACCCTCTACTGGATGCACCACTTATTTCGTCTCATACATTGCATTCCCAGCTGAGGCCAAAATTTCATGCTATCTCAGTAGTTCTCCTTGCCAATTTCCTGTTGCTAATACAT gTTGCTTTTGTTGTTCTAGCATTTTTAGCGGCTATGTTTTGTTCTTACCCCAATCCAAACCAAGATAAGTGCCCTGGAAACTACACTCACCCACTTAAAGTGCAGACTGTCATAATAATTGCAAAAGTAGTTCTGTGGGTTCTGCATATCTTTTTCGAACGGTATGTCCAGCACCACCACAGCAGAGTCAGAAGAAGAGGTTACTTCTCCATATACCGATCAACAAGGCATCTAAAAAGGCTTCCACTGCTGATACACGCCACAG GTAATACAGCCCTGCTCTTGATTCTGTCAGTGCAGCATTCCTTTCCTGATCACAGTAAGCTGTACCTGTATCTTATCCTGGGAGTCCTGAGCCTGGAGATGATTAGTTCCCTGACATGCTTAGTGATTTACACAG TGAAAATAAGCAACTTCAATCGTGCCAAGCCAAGACCTGACATaattgaagaagaaaagatgtATGCCTACCCTAGTCACATTACCTCAGAAGTTGGATTCAG GGAAAATTCCAGTTTAGAAGAGATAGTTGAGAAGCAAGGAGATGTAATAGAGTATCTTCAGCGACACAATGCACTGCTCAGCAAGAGACTGTTGGCATTAACTTCTCAGCAAATCAAAACTTAA